Proteins encoded together in one Equus asinus isolate D_3611 breed Donkey chromosome 12, EquAss-T2T_v2, whole genome shotgun sequence window:
- the LOC106841925 gene encoding zinc finger TRAF-type-containing protein 1 isoform X4, giving the protein MCAGCFIHLLADARLKEEQATCPNCRCEISKSLCCRNLAVEKAVSELPSECGFCLRQFPRSLLERHQKEECQDRVTQCKYKRIGCPWHGPFHELTVHEAACAHPTKTGNELMEILDEMDQSHRREMQLYNSVFSLLSFEKIGYTEVQFRPYRTDDFITRLYYETPRFTVLNQTWVLKARVNDSERNPNLSCKRTLSFQLLLKSKVTAPLECSFLLLKGPYDDVKISPVIYHFVFTNESNETDYVPLPIVDSVECNKLLAAKNINLRLFLFQIQK; this is encoded by the exons ATGTGCGCTGGCTGTTTTATCCACCTACTAGCAGATGCCCGGCTGAAGGAGGAGCAGGCCACATGCCCCAACTGTCGATGTGAGATCAGTAAGAGCCTCTGCTGCCGCAACCTGGCTGTGGAGAAAGCCGTGAGCGAGCTGCCCTCCGAGTGTGGCTTCTGCCTGCGCCAGTTTCCCCGCTCCCTTCTGGAGAGGCATCAAAAAGAGGAGTGCCAGGACAG GGTGACCCAGTGCAAGTACAAGCGCATCGGCTGCCCATGGCACGGCCCCTTCCATGAGCTGACAGTGCACGAGGCTGCATGTGCCCACCCAACCAAGACGGGCAACGAGCTGATGGAGATCCTGGACGAGATGGATCAGAGCCATCGCAGGGAGATGCAGCTCTACAACAGCGTCTTCAGCCTGCTCAGCTTTGAGAAGATCGGCTACACAG AGGTCCAGTTCCGGCCATACCGCACCGACGACTTCATCACGCGCCTGTACTATGAGACGCCGAGGTTCACAGTGCTGAACCAGACGTGGGTTCTGAAGGCGCGCGTGAATGACTCGGAGCGCAACCCCAACCTGTCCTGCAAGCGCACGCTCTCCTTCCAGCTTCTCCTCAAGAGCAAGGTCACGGCACCCCTAGAGTGCTCCTTCCTGCTGCTCAAGGGCCCTTACGACGACGTGAAGATCAGCCCCGTCATCTACCACTTCGTCTTCACCAACGAGAGCAACGAGACGGACTACGTGCCGCTGCCCATCGTCGACTCCGTGGAGTGCAACAAGCTGCTGGCCGCCAAGAACATCAACCTGCGGCTCTTCCTGTTCCAGATACAGAAGTAG
- the LOC106841925 gene encoding zinc finger TRAF-type-containing protein 1 isoform X6 → MALKPWSEWSTALSHLALGVVSLHAAVSTAQCTNGHLMCAGCFIHLLADARLKEEQATCPNCRCEISKSLCCRNLAVEKAVSELPSECGFCLRQFPRSLLERHQKEECQDRVTQCKYKRIGCPWHGPFHELTVHEAACAHPTKTGNELMEILDEMDQSHRREMQLYNSVFSLLSFEKIGYTEVQFRPYRTDDFITRLYYETPRFTVLNQTWVLKARVNDSERNPNLSCKRTLSFQLLLKSKVTAPLECSFLLLKGPYDDVKISPVIYHFVFTNESNETDYVPLPIVDSVECNKLLAAKNINLRLFLFQIQK, encoded by the exons TGTACTAACGGTCACTTGATGTGCGCTGGCTGTTTTATCCACCTACTAGCAGATGCCCGGCTGAAGGAGGAGCAGGCCACATGCCCCAACTGTCGATGTGAGATCAGTAAGAGCCTCTGCTGCCGCAACCTGGCTGTGGAGAAAGCCGTGAGCGAGCTGCCCTCCGAGTGTGGCTTCTGCCTGCGCCAGTTTCCCCGCTCCCTTCTGGAGAGGCATCAAAAAGAGGAGTGCCAGGACAG GGTGACCCAGTGCAAGTACAAGCGCATCGGCTGCCCATGGCACGGCCCCTTCCATGAGCTGACAGTGCACGAGGCTGCATGTGCCCACCCAACCAAGACGGGCAACGAGCTGATGGAGATCCTGGACGAGATGGATCAGAGCCATCGCAGGGAGATGCAGCTCTACAACAGCGTCTTCAGCCTGCTCAGCTTTGAGAAGATCGGCTACACAG AGGTCCAGTTCCGGCCATACCGCACCGACGACTTCATCACGCGCCTGTACTATGAGACGCCGAGGTTCACAGTGCTGAACCAGACGTGGGTTCTGAAGGCGCGCGTGAATGACTCGGAGCGCAACCCCAACCTGTCCTGCAAGCGCACGCTCTCCTTCCAGCTTCTCCTCAAGAGCAAGGTCACGGCACCCCTAGAGTGCTCCTTCCTGCTGCTCAAGGGCCCTTACGACGACGTGAAGATCAGCCCCGTCATCTACCACTTCGTCTTCACCAACGAGAGCAACGAGACGGACTACGTGCCGCTGCCCATCGTCGACTCCGTGGAGTGCAACAAGCTGCTGGCCGCCAAGAACATCAACCTGCGGCTCTTCCTGTTCCAGATACAGAAGTAG